A window of Gemmatimonadaceae bacterium genomic DNA:
CCCGGTTGACTCCAAGTGGGTACCCTCCGACACAACTCACGCGCGCCAATACGCACCGCAAATCGCGGTGGAGCGCACGCTATGAGCTTATTCAAGGAGGGAACGAATAATAACCAACATTACCATTCAATGCAACTGACGCCAACGGGCTCGACTTTCCCTCCGTGGCCGCGCGCGCGACCGCAGCTCACCGATCATACAAATGGCACAGGGCCCCGGTGTTCCGGGGCCCTGTAGCACGGCAAGTGGGCCGTGTAGGAATCGAACCTACAACCTAGCGATTAAGAGTCGCTTGCTCTGCCAATTGAGCTAACGGCCCAGGTCGGATCAGGAGTGGCGCGCCAGGAGGGAATCGAACCCCCGACCCACAGCTTAGAAGGCTGTTGCTCTATCCAGTCTGAGCTACTGGCGCTCTGTACTCAGCGGAACGAACTACACCCACATTCCCAAGCCCGTCCAAGCCCACCAGGTCGGGGCGCCCGGATTTGAACCGGGGACCTCCTGCTCCCAAAGCAGGCGCGATACCAGGCTACGCTACGCCCCGCAACGAGCGCTCAAATGTAGCCAGCACCAGAACACGGGTCAACGCCGCTCCTTCAGCGCCGCAATCAGTCCGCGGAACGCGCGACCACGATGACTCACTCGCTCCTTCTCGACCAGCGTCGCCTCACCAAACGTCTTCCCCAGTTCATCAGAAAAGAAATACGGATCGTACCCAAAGCCTCCGTCTCCGCGCGGCGTTTCCAGGATCGCGCCGCTCGTCTCGCCGCGACTGGTCAATATGTCGCCACCCTCCACGAACGCGGCGACGCACACATACCGCGCCGATCGATTCGTTAGGCCCTCCAGCTCACGCAGCAGTCGCGCGTTATTTGCCGCGTCCAGCGCTCGACCCGCGAGATCCGTGCGTCCGCTCCAGCGCTTGCTGCGCACTCCGGGCCGGCCATTGAGCGCCATGACTTCCAAACCCGAATCGTCGGCAATGACGCGACCGCCCCTGACCCCAGCGAAGTAATGAGCCTTTGCTAACGCGTTCTCTTCGAACGTGTCTGCCGTCTCGAGATCCTCCTCGACGTCGCATGGAGGGATATCCGCTTCATCGAGGTCGAGAATCGGAAGTCCCGAGCGGGCGAAGAGCTCACGGAGCTCGCGGAGCTTCCCGGCGCTCCGTGTCGCGATGAGAAGCGGCCCGGCCGTCACGCGCGAAGTGCGCGCAGCTGCAGTGCGTCGATCTGCTGCAGACCGCCGACTGCCAAGCTCACGAGCTCATCGAGATCGTCCCGCGCGAACGTGCCATGCTCGCCGGTGCCCTGCACTTCGACGAACCGACCCTCGCTGCTCATGATCACGTTCATATCGACGGCAGCAACGACGTCCTCCGCATAATCCAGATCGAGTCGTCGAGTCGACCCAATTATTCCGACGCTCACGCCCGCGACGCGCCGTCGCACCGGCGATTCCGCCAGGCGTCCGGACGACACGAGCCACTTGAACGCATCGATCGTCGCGACGCACGATCCCGTAATCGCCGCCGTTCGCGTTCCGCCGTCCGCCACGAGCACGTCGCAATCGAGCCGAATGGTGTACTCGCCGAACGCAAAGCTATCGAGCATCGCCCGCACGCTGCGTCCGATCAAACGCTGAATCTCCTGCGTGCGACCACCGAGTTGCGATCGCTCACGGGCCGTGCGTGTTCGCGTCGCCCGCGGCAACATGGCGTATTCCGCGGTGAGCCAACCCTCGCCCCGCCCACGACGCCAATTGGGAACTCCGTCTTCGACGGACGCGGTGCACAACACACGCGTCGTGCCGAACGAGACGACGCACGAGCCCTCGGCATACGGCGCGACGTCGCGTTCGAGCGTGATCGGCCTCAGCTCATGGTGTTGTCGTCCGATTCGTTGCGGTTCGCTATCTGCTGCCACGGAGTCGCTCGATGATCGATGTGGTCGATTGGCCGGTGGTGAGCGGAATGATTCGCACGTCTCCGCCCCAGCCGTGAACCTCGCGCGCACCGACGACGGTCTCGATGGCGTAATCGCCACCTTTCACGAGAACATCGGGACGCAGATGAAGAATGAGCTCGAGCGGCGTGTCCTGTTCGAACGCGACGACGGCATCCACCATCGCGAGGGCAGCTAAAACATAACTGCGCTCGGCCAGTGTGCGGACGGGACGGGTTGGTCCTTTCAGCCGCCGTACGGACGCATCGCCGTTCACGCCGACGACGAGGGCGTCACCATGACGGCGCGCCGCGAGCAGGACGTCGACGTGGCCGGGATGGATCAGGTCGAACACGCCATTTGTGAATACTAAACGCCCACGCCGCTTCGCTCGCCACGCGCCGGCCCGTTCCCAATCCATGATTTTGGGAATCGGGTCGATGTTGGAATCGCTCAAAGGGGCCCTTGAGCGCGCGGATTGAAGCGGATCACGCGCACCAAGAGCGGCATCGCCACACGCTCCGTGTAGTCGGCGCTCACGGAGATGTCGCTGCGTGTCCGATTCACGGTGATGTCCGTGGCCTCCTCAGGTAAACCCAGTGAATCGGCCAGAGCAGAAAGGTGGAGCTTGATGCGATCGTCCGGAATCTGCTTTGCAAATCGAACCTCTTGCCGCATTGCGTCCTGAAATTGGTAAAAGCGCCAGTACGCTTCCCCCAGGTTCACGCCAAAGAACATCGCGGCCGCAACAATCAGGAGTGCGAGGAGGCAACCCAGAGAGCTGCGACCACGATTCACCACTGCGACTGGGCTCCTTCGACGATGTCGTTCACAATCTTCTCGATTGCCTTGGTTCGCCCGGCGGCCTCGGCGCGCTCGTCGTAGTCGCCGTCACCGCTCAGCCCTTTGCGCTGGAAGAGCACGTGCCCGTTGGCCTGCTCGACGATCTCGATGTCAATAGTGACCTGCAGACGACGCCGGGCCGTCACTGCCGTCGCGGGATTCGCGCTGACGGCGACAGGCACGTCGACGTCGTACGCCGTGATCACGCCGCGAACGATGGCGTCAGCGCGACTCTCTGATGCGTCTCGTACGCCAAGACGTTTCTGAAGCTCTCGGCGCATGATGTCGAGCAGTTCGCGCTGCACTTCGGGGGAAGTCGTCTGATTGTCGAATGGAAGCACTGCCATCGTGCGGACGTTCGACGGCAGACCACCGCCGGCGAATCCGTAGCGGACACCACAACCGACGAGCGTGGCGAGTGCAATGATAGCGCTAAAACGGGGCCCAGATCGACGCATCGAACGGCGGAACCTCCTGAACGCTCTTCACGGTGAGCGATAATCCGCGTCGAGCTTCTTCGCTCCGATAGCGAACGATCGCACCACTTCGTTCAACCCACTCGATGACGCGGCCGTCGCGAACTCGCTCGAGGCGGACGAGCGAGTCTCGCCGAAAGGTGAGACGCCAGCTGGCTGGCATACCAATGTCGACACGTAGAAGCTCGCCGTCAACGCGCGCGACAGTGTCGTGCACCGCCGGTATCGCAACACGACCAAGGGTCGCCCAAAGTAAAGCCGGCGGCGGAACGAATCGGCGCGCCAACGATCCGCCGGTGACTTGCAGCGAGTCGGCGATGAGAACCGCGGCGCCGCTTCCGAAACCGCCTGCCAAAAACAGGTCGAGTCGCGCACTATCGGGGCTGGCGACACGGGCGATGCCTTCACCCCGGCCACTGAGCTCGCGATCATCCAGTTGCCAGTCGAAGAGTATCCGGCGATGCCCGGGTGCCAATTCCGCCTGCGGAAGCACCTTGGGTGCCGGCGCCCCGGTCAGCGGCTGCAAGCGCGGTGCAGCACACCCCGCGACGATCCCGGCAGTTGCGATGAGAAGCGCGGCAGAAACCGAGCGGCGCGCGCTCGAACGGGTGTGATATTGCCGTGGCACAATCGCGTCCTACCGTGAATGCGTCGAGGAGTTCCGTGGTCCGGATCGAACGCGTCAGAGGAACAGTTGACGAACGGCGGGCGGGAGCGCGATCGGCTTTCCGACGCGATCGAGAGAGACAAGCGTCGTACGTGCAGATACGAGGCGCTGGTCCGTTTCCGCGTTCGAGACCAGGTAGTCGAAAACGATCATACGCGACCGAACATCGGCAAGAATCGTGTGCACGCAGATCAACTCGTCGTAGCGGGCAGCCGCGTGAAAGCGAGCCGACAGTTCGGAGACCGCGAGCGAAACGCCATTGCGCTCGAGCTCCGCGTAGCTCACGCCAAGCTGGCGGATGAAGTCGGTGCGCCCCATCTCGCACCAGACGAGATAGTTGGCGTGGTAGACCACGCCCATCTGATCAGTCTCGGCATAACGCACCCGAAATTCGATGTCGTGCGTCGTGCGCCGAAAAGTGGTTCGAGAGTCCGTCATCGGTGAAGAGAATGGGCGAAGATTGAAAGCACTGTCGGCCTTTGTAAAGGCGAGCGCCGAGACTAGAATCAGCGCGTGCTCCCGTCGCCGTGCTACATCTTCTCCGACCTGCACCTTGGTTTCGCGAAGCCCGAGGTGGAACGCGACGCTTTGAATTTTCTGCGCCACCTGCACGGACGCGCCGCCTCACTCGTCGTGAACGGCGACTTGTTCGAGTTCTGGTTCGAGTGGCGAACGGTAATTCCGCGCTCGAGCTTTCGAATTCTCGCCGCGCTCGCCGATGTCGTGGAGTCTGGTACGCGTGTGTTGATGGTCGCGGGCAATCACGATTGCTGGGGCGGCGACGTCTTGCGCCAGGATGTGGGTATCGACTACCACGTAGGTCCGTGGGAAGGATCGGTTGCGGAGTGGCGCACGCGTATCGAGCACGGCGATGGATTGAGACCGCGCGAAGATCGACGCTATCGAATGCTGCGACGCGTGCTCCGAAATCCCGTGGCGATCAAGGCGTTCCGCTGGCTGCATCCCGACGTCGGCACGCGACTCGCGACCCACAGCTCGCACGCGAGTCGCAGCTACGGCGCACGCGATCACGGCCGGGGTCTCGCCCGCATCGCATCGGAAACGATGGCACAGCGGCGCGATTTGGAACTGCTCATCTACGGGCATTCACACGTACCGGCACTCATGCGGATGGCGAGCGGGGGCGTGTATGCGAACG
This region includes:
- the rfaE2 gene encoding D-glycero-beta-D-manno-heptose 1-phosphate adenylyltransferase translates to MSDSNIDPIPKIMDWERAGAWRAKRRGRLVFTNGVFDLIHPGHVDVLLAARRHGDALVVGVNGDASVRRLKGPTRPVRTLAERSYVLAALAMVDAVVAFEQDTPLELILHLRPDVLVKGGDYAIETVVGAREVHGWGGDVRIIPLTTGQSTTSIIERLRGSR
- the lptE gene encoding LPS assembly lipoprotein LptE, encoding MRRSGPRFSAIIALATLVGCGVRYGFAGGGLPSNVRTMAVLPFDNQTTSPEVQRELLDIMRRELQKRLGVRDASESRADAIVRGVITAYDVDVPVAVSANPATAVTARRRLQVTIDIEIVEQANGHVLFQRKGLSGDGDYDERAEAAGRTKAIEKIVNDIVEGAQSQW
- the rdgB gene encoding RdgB/HAM1 family non-canonical purine NTP pyrophosphatase; this translates as MTAGPLLIATRSAGKLRELRELFARSGLPILDLDEADIPPCDVEEDLETADTFEENALAKAHYFAGVRGGRVIADDSGLEVMALNGRPGVRSKRWSGRTDLAGRALDAANNARLLRELEGLTNRSARYVCVAAFVEGGDILTSRGETSGAILETPRGDGGFGYDPYFFSDELGKTFGEATLVEKERVSHRGRAFRGLIAALKERR
- a CDS encoding thioesterase family protein, producing the protein MTDSRTTFRRTTHDIEFRVRYAETDQMGVVYHANYLVWCEMGRTDFIRQLGVSYAELERNGVSLAVSELSARFHAAARYDELICVHTILADVRSRMIVFDYLVSNAETDQRLVSARTTLVSLDRVGKPIALPPAVRQLFL
- the rph gene encoding ribonuclease PH; amino-acid sequence: MAADSEPQRIGRQHHELRPITLERDVAPYAEGSCVVSFGTTRVLCTASVEDGVPNWRRGRGEGWLTAEYAMLPRATRTRTARERSQLGGRTQEIQRLIGRSVRAMLDSFAFGEYTIRLDCDVLVADGGTRTAAITGSCVATIDAFKWLVSSGRLAESPVRRRVAGVSVGIIGSTRRLDLDYAEDVVAAVDMNVIMSSEGRFVEVQGTGEHGTFARDDLDELVSLAVGGLQQIDALQLRALRA
- a CDS encoding UDP-2,3-diacylglucosamine diphosphatase — its product is MLPSPCYIFSDLHLGFAKPEVERDALNFLRHLHGRAASLVVNGDLFEFWFEWRTVIPRSSFRILAALADVVESGTRVLMVAGNHDCWGGDVLRQDVGIDYHVGPWEGSVAEWRTRIEHGDGLRPREDRRYRMLRRVLRNPVAIKAFRWLHPDVGTRLATHSSHASRSYGARDHGRGLARIASETMAQRRDLELLIYGHSHVPALMRMASGGVYANAGSWLDSPTFLRLSTDRIELRQWDGSAEGLHLDALDRTTEKALA